A stretch of the Aegilops tauschii subsp. strangulata cultivar AL8/78 chromosome 4, Aet v6.0, whole genome shotgun sequence genome encodes the following:
- the LOC120963219 gene encoding phenolic glucoside malonyltransferase 2, with protein MAPAQQVQVPVQASPPAILSVLETTLVAPSPSAGAAPLESSLPLTFFDVLWLNSPPVERVFFYRLAADADVPAILSNLRTSLPQALHAYYPLAGRLRLTPGTADRYEIYYQPGDGVTFTVAEYRDDVDIDELVVDKPREVCKIGPLAPPLPKGGPVLALQATVLHRGLTIGVAVHHAACDGAISTRFLHTWAAAGTGVVAPSPPVIDRTLIKDATGLYDVFVKAMPSADEMEHVKELDDKLLATFTLSKQDIQRVKDVVASEAARRGAPPPRCSSLVATFGFMWSCYQRARDDAGSNGGDRPTYLVFPVDHRARMKPPVPDEYLGNCVGGAMHAAPMDQLAEAGASGLFVACTALAAAIEEAVRGIRSPETIALWLDKFREAAVAGMWTVAGSPRFRVYDVDFGFGRPAKVEIVSVARTGAMAVAESRSSSGGIEVGISLPAAGMQSIQKCFQDAIDWLRHQ; from the coding sequence ATGGCGCCAGCGCAGCAAGTGCAAGTTCCAGTGCAAGCCTCGCCACCCGCGATTCTCAGCGTCCTCGAGACCACTCTCGTAGCGCCCTCGCCGAGCGCCGGTGCCGCCCCGCTGGAGTCCTCCCTCCCGCTCACCTTCTTCGACGTCCTCTGGCTCAACTCCCCGCCCGTCGAGCGTGTTTTCTTCTACCGCCTCGCCGCCGACGCCGAcgtccccgccatcctctccaaCCTCAGGACCTCGCTGCCCCAGGCTCTCCACGCCTACTACCCGCTCGCCGGCCGCCTCCGCCTCACGCCTGGGACGGCTGACCGCTACGAGATCTACTACCAGCCGGGCGACGGCGTCACCTTCACCGTCGCCGAGTACCGCGACGATGTTGACATCGACGAGCTCGTGGTTGACAAGCCGAGGGAGGTCTGCAAGATCGGGCCGCTCGCACCGCCTCTTCCCAAGGGGGGCCCGGTGCTCGCGCTGCAGGCCACCGTGCTCCACCGTGGCCTCACCATTGGCGTGGCCGTGCACCACGCTGCCTGCGACGGCGCCATCTCCACGCGCTTCCTGCACACCTGGGCGGCGGCCGGCACCGGCGTCGTCGCTCCGTCACCTCCTGTCATCGACAGAACTCTCATAAAGGACGCCACGGGTCTCTACGACGTCTTCGTCAAAGCCATGCCGTCGGCCGACGAGATGGAGCACGTCAAGGAGTTGGACGACAAGCTCCTCGCCACCTTCACACTGTCCAAACAAGACATACAGCGTGTCAAGGACGTGGTAGCCAGCGAAGCGGCGCGGCGAggcgcgccgccgccgcgatGCTCCTCGCTGGTGGCCACCTTCGGCTTCATGTGGTCCTGCTACCAGCGAGCCAGAGACGATGCAGGAAGCAACGGCGGCGACCGCCCGACGTACCTGGTCTTCCCCGTCGACCACCGCGCGCGGATGAAGCCTCCCGTCCCGGACGAGTACCTCGGCAACTGCGTCGGCGGCGCCATGCACGCCGCGCCCATGGACCAGCTCGCGGAAGCCGGCGCCAGCGGCCTCTTCGTCGCGTGCACGGCGCTAGCTGCGGCGATCGAGGAAGCGGTGCGCGGCATCAGGTCACCCGAGACGATTGCGTTGTGGTTGGACAAGTTCAgggaggctgccgtcgccgggaTGTGGACTGTCGCCGGGTCGCCGAGGTTCCGCGTGTACGATGTGGACTTTGGGTTCGGGCGGCCGGCCAAGGTGGAAATCGTGTCCGTGGCGAGAACCGGTGCCATGGCGGTGGCAGAGAGCCGGAGCAGCTCCGGCGGCATCGAGGTGGGCATCTCTCTTCCGGCGGCTGGCATGCAGAGCATCCAAAAGTGCTTCCAAGATGCCATTGACTGGCTTCGTCACCAGTAA
- the LOC109757008 gene encoding phosphatidylinositol transfer protein PDR17: MFWRKQTSHFESDDAEQRQAKIKELRAALGPLSARGEKYCNEACLVRYLEARNWNVDRSRKMLEESLEWRAARRPEDIRWTDVSVEAETGKMYRAPFTDREGRTVIVMRPTKQNTSSHEGQLRYLTYTLENAVLNLPQGQDKMVWLIDFTGWTLAHRSPFKTSRETMNTVQNHYPERLSAAFMFNPPKIFEASFKVLKVLIDPKSAQKLNFVYKENEESMKTMYNHIDPEVLPVEFGGKNSVVYNHEDYSKLMTRDDIKTASFWGADGNHAMNGHSVPEVKSQLSLTVAKAS; the protein is encoded by the exons ATGTTTTGGAGAAAGCAAACTTCTCATTTCGAGTCAGATGATGCTGAGCAGAGACAGGCAAAG ATCAAGGAACTGAGAGCTGCACTTGGGCCTTTGTCCGCCCGTGGAGAGAAATATTGCAATGAAGCATGCTTGGTAAGATATCTCGAGGCCCGCAACTGGAATGTCGACAGGTCTAGAAAAATGCTAGAAGAAAGCCTCGAGTGGAGGGCAGCCAGGAGGCCTGAGGATATTCGCTGG ACGGATGTTTCAGTTGAAGCAGAAACAGGTAAAATGTACAGGGCACCTTTCACAGATAGAGAGGGGAGAACCGTGATTGTAATGAGGCCTACAAAGCAG AATACATCATCTCACGAAGGGCAGTTGCGGTATCTTACATATACCTTGGAGAATGCAGTCCTCAACCTGCCTCAAGGTCAAGACAAAATGGTGTGGCTGATAGACTTCACTGGATGGACACTGGCCCATAGAAGTCCCTTCAAGACTTCCAGAGAGACTATGAATACCGTGCAAAACCATTACCCGGAGAGGCTTTCAGCTGCATTTATGTTCAATCCGCCCAAAATATTTGAGGCTTCTTTTAAG GTTCTCAAAGTACTGATTGACCCGAAATCGGCCCAGAAACTGAACTTCGTGTACAAGGAGAACGAAGAGAGCATGAAGACAATGTACAACCACATAGATCCAGAAGTCCTTCCTGTAGAGTTTGGAGGGAAGAACAGTGTAGTGTACAATCATGAGGATTACTCTAAGTTGATGACAAGAGATGACATCAAAACGGCAAGCTTTTGGGGGGCAGATGGTAACCATGCCATGAACGGGCACTCGGTTCCTGAGGTTAAATCGCAGTTATCACTAACTGTTGCTAAAGCAAGTTGA
- the LOC109757006 gene encoding phosphatidylinositol transfer protein PDR17, with protein MFRKKQASHFDSDDAEQRQAKIKELRAALGPLSGRGEKYCDEACLIRYLDARNWNVDKSRKMLKESLKWRATKRPEDIRWPDVSVEAETGKMYRATFTDREGRTVVVMRPAKQNTSSHEGQLQYLIYTLENAVLSLPEGHDKMVWLIDFTGWTLAHATPFKTARDCMNVLQNHYPERLSIAFLFNPPKVFEASFKVLKVLVDPKSAQKLNFVYKENDESMKTMYNHIDPEVLPVEFGGKNNAVYNHEDYSKLMTKDDIKTASFWAADVNHVVSVDSVPEVKPQSSLIVAKAS; from the exons ATGTTTCGGAAAAAGCAAGCTTCTCATTTTGATTCAGATGATGCTGAGCAGAGACAAGCAAAG ATCAAGGAACTAAGAGCTGCTCTTGGGCCTTTATCTGGCCGTGGAGAGAAATATTGCGATGAAGCATGCTTGATAAGATATCTCGACGCCCGCAACTGGAATGTTGACAAGTCTAGAAAAATGCTGAAAGAAAGTCTCAAGTGGAGGGCAACTAAGAGACCTGAGGATATTCGCTGG CCGGATGTTTCCGTTGAAGCAGAAACAGGTAAAATGTACAGGGCAACTTTCACAGATAGAGAGGGCAGAACCGTGGTTGTAATGAGACCGGCAAAGCAG AATACATCGTCTCACGAAGGGCAGTTGCAGTATCTTATATATACCTTGGAGAATGCTGTTCTCAGCCTGCCTGAAGGTCATGACAAAATGGTGTGGCTGATAGACTTCACAGGGTGGACACTGGCCCATGCAACCCCCTTCAAGACTGCCAGAGACTGTATGAATGTCCTGCAAAACCATTACCCGGAGAGGCTTTCAATTGCATTTCTGTTCAATCCGCCCAAAGTATTTGAGGCTTCTTTCAAG GTTCTCAAAGTACTGGTTGACCCGAAATCAGCCCAGAAACTGAACTTTGTGTACAAGGAGAACGATGAGAGCATGAAGACTATGTACAACCACATTGATCCGGAAGTCCTTCCTGTGGAGTTTGGAGGGAAGAACAATGCCGTGTACAACCATGAAGATTACTCTAAGTTGATGACAAAGGATGACATCAAAACAGCAAGCTTTTGGGCAGCAGATGTTAACCATGTCGTCAGCGTGGACTCGGTTCCTGAGGTTAAGCCGCAGTCGTCACTAATTGTTGCTAAAGCGAGTTGA